The Geotrypetes seraphini chromosome 2, aGeoSer1.1, whole genome shotgun sequence genome contains the following window.
ctgtagccaaaTGTGTCTTCAaaggcctgatgctagcattcaaatccttgcacaacaAGACGCCAGGTTTATGATGACCAAGCTTCCTCTGTACGTGCTGAACAGGACCCTTCACCCCCCAGGataaaatatgcctcaaaacaccacctggtcgtgcccttcaactgcaagcCACCATAaaatgttcctactcccacttcataccgagccactggaatcaactgccaccacagattagatcccttgatggactcaactttaggaaagcaataaaaacatacctgttcacctaactcGCCTGACCcatcacattaggataaaaacttgtactgtaactatggcaaattgtaatctgttaactTTATGTTGCGTATGTTAACCTGCAACCcatcctgggctctttggggagaacaggatagaaaatgaaataaacaaacatacattATGGTTAGAAGAGTGGCCTAAAAGAGCAGTGATTGatacttgtgatcttgggcaagttgcTTAGTCCTCCATTGGTTCAGGTACAAACTTAACGCCACCCACCACTTTTATCATGctatgctagaggtttttagcgtgagttggtgaggtaagtgctctgaagctcataggaattctatgagtgtcagaccaTTTACCGAACCagctcatgctaaaaacctctagtgcagcttgattagGATTACCAagtggcttcagaaaaaggaagatagattgagacatctgggttttacttctatttctCTGagcagaagtaaaacccagatgtctcaatctatcttcctttttctggagccatatggtaaccctaagcttgataaaaggggcccttagattGTAAGTCCTCCTGGAACTTATATATCTAGTGtagctgaatgtaactcaccttgagctactggGAAAGTCACAAACATAATCCAATCCAAGTTTATCCTATTTTGACTAACACATTTTGAAAATGGGACACAATACTGTCCAAAATAGAGCACTGCCAAAGCCAAATTATCCTCATCTCATCCTcaaggccaggggtaggcaattccagtcctcaagagacacaagcaggtcaggttttcaggatatccacaataaatatgcagaagatagatttgcatctcaaagaggtaatgcatgaaaatccatctcatatacattccttgtggatatcctgaaaacctgagctgcctgtggctctcaaggaccggaattgcctacccctgctctaggcaatGGACAGTGTAAAAGAGCTCATGGAAACCTGAGATGCTGTTTTCGTAATAAGTAAATAGAAGGTGTCCTAATTTGACCTAGAGACAGGTTTTTGCTGAGACACTGAAAGCAGTGCTGCAGAAACACGATATAAAACTTACGGGAATTTGATATGTAAGAACTCAAAGTAATCCCAAAGCTTGTTAGGTATAATTTGGCCAGAACTAGGGGCTGATTTTAACACAGTGTACTGAAATTGGATCAATCCAGCAATCTTTTCATTAGGTAGACCGGATCTTGGATCAGTAACAGTAAGTCGACTGGAAGTGATCTAGAGATTACAACAATGAACTGAGAATAAGTAAAACTAAGGTTCATATCCTCTTTCTGCCACTGATCCTGGGCATATCACTTTCACATTACCTCAGGTACCTACTCAAACTGTTAATTATGCAAGGGGCAAATTGTACCTAAATACTTATCAGTGccagtagcactataaaaatgacaCAGAATGGTTAAAACAGGCTTGCTTTGAAGGCCCAAGATTAGGAGCACTTATGGTGAGACTTAGAGAAAGACCCCTGTAGGTGTTTCTTTGGAGAAAGTTGTCTGTATATAAATATTTTGTTTATTGTAGGATTTtatgctagagcagtggttcccaaacctgttcccAAAACTGTCCtgtccccagccagtcaggttttcaagatatccctaatgaatatgcatgagagagatttgcatataatggaagtgacaggtatgcaaatctctttcatgcatattcattagggatatcttgaaaacctgactggctgggggtcccccaggacaggttttggaaccactgtgctagaagCTAGCATGGTTTAACACAGAGGCTCTTAAACCTTTCCAGGGGGACcccctagccagtcgggttttcaagatatccaaaatgaatatgcatgaggcagatttgcatacccgtcacctctattatatgcaaatttgacTCAAgcacattcattagggttatcttgaaaacccaactggctgggggtctctcCAGGAGAGGTTTAAAAACCACTGGTTTAATGATAATCAATGTTGTATAGTAACTAAAAATGTTATTACTGTTGATACTTTTAATTGTAAAGAATTACAGaatatttgttacttttactaaAGTAATCATTTTGTCAATTTATactacttttacctagttacatttgatgcttgcagttaaaagtaaaaatgGTAGGGAGATGAACTGTGGAAATATTTAGTGAGATGAAAAAATAACAAAGTAAGCGGATGAGGAAACTTAGTGGTATATACTCGAATGGAAAGTTTTTATGTTTGAGTGCTGCTTGTGAAGgctcccaaaaaaaaaatctaaaaaatttattccgcaagcaactaaaaacctggctcttctctaacatgtaatttcttttcccttacttttccactcgatttataaacttatgtaaaccttttcctaccctttctcatttttaagttcttgtaaactgtgctgagctctacttctgtggagatgatgcggtatataaacttaaggtttagtttagtttagtttaaaaaattTATGAGATGCGATAATGCTCTTAAAATAAAGGCAATAATTGATGTGGTCCATTTTATGAATGAAATTGGATTCACATTAAGATATTAACCTGGCTTAGCggggtgggtttttttatattaaatttaagcTATGACATTTCAAGGTGGAGTTGCTTTGATAAAGACTAGTTCCCGAGAGAAGCTGCTAAATAGAAAAATGATGATTAAGGGTAGATTCATGCTGTGAGACAATCTCCTATTCCAGCTTGGGACCTGCAcatcaagggctagattcactaaagtcagcgatcatcactAAATCTGTTTTCATAGGTTTACCGatgatcgctgctaaccgacctgacccgattcactaaacggcccactgtgtgtttttccccctcgatcgcccattttccgatctggccatgcacattagtaaaaccccatgcacaatagccaagcgattgattcacttacctTAGCTATTTAGCATCGGCTTTTACCGACCCTAAAACCtgattgctgtagacctgttggtaaccaTGTTACCAACAGTTCTAccaggttggttgttttttttttttttttttttgggggggggggtctttttttttttttttttttccaatggcacagatattttgcgtgtattacacaaaAAAAATATCTGCCCATAAAAAAAATCCCTCTCTGCCAACAGCCCTCCTCCAACAACCTCTGACAATCACACGCCCCCCACCTCCAAGAAaaatgcaggagggatgcccactccatacCTTGAAGTTGTGagaaggtactgaaaacacctcctgctcctcctccttgACACCGGGCCTTAGGGCCCTCCCATCatatgatgcacggggaggggcctaaggctctgattggcttagATGCCTCATGCTCctaccttgggaggggcctgaggtgtctGTGCCAATCGGGGACTTCCTGAGGAAGGAAcctaaggaagtccttgattggccaaaacaaatggccaatcaggaacttccttaggctccttcctaagatGGAgctcacatgatgcaccggagaggggcctaaggcctagcGTTGTCATCAGGGAGGAGGaacaggaggtgttttcagtactcCCTGCTCCCAATTTCAAGGTAAGGGGGCATGGGGGCCTGGAGGGGGGCGTACggtggctggagggagtgggcatccctactgccttatttcttcaagggaggggaggggggaggtctttctgggctggagggagtgggcatctctcctgccctttttttttggagggaggaGCAGGCGTGTGCCTTCGgggcagaagggagtggacatcgctcctgcctttttcttcagggggaggggaggtcttatctgggcaggaaggcatgggcatccctcctgccatctttttggggttggagggggggcttttttaatgggacagatggcgCATAGAATatctgttccatttttttttaaaagaagccctgtcactactgttagggttcTGCACTGTGTCAATTGCTCACAAAGCGACTGAGTAGGTGAGtttgcgtgcaaatcatttgcatgcaaacttgatagtgactcaatcgctgttggataattggccagagaattggccaacagcgactgagtcactatctttagtgaatctagctccgAGTAAATGCTGTAAATTGTTAACAATACACAAATGAAAACATCACTGGGGTTTTAATCCTGGAAAAAGGCATCTACAGCAGTTTAGTTATATCATGTTTATTGTGATGTGCAATTGgatgaaaataaaaaattaaaacatgatCCATATAAACCACCAAAGCATACATACAATACCTTAAAAAGGTTATTAACACTGATGGAGGCCAAGTGACAAATTTCATACATTCCTCACCTGGTCTTTAACAGTGGTTTAAAGATCATTCTATAGACTCACCATACAAATGTACGACAGTTCTTGTGTTGCACAGTAAATAGATAAATCTCCACTCCAGAACAAAGGAATGGCAGAGAATCAACTTTGTGTGCAGATTTTAAACATCAGAAAAAGGTAAACATCTTCTTAACCCGGGCAGTCATTTACTAATGCTTGCAGGAGATATCTTGCAATGATGGTGTTAACATGCGCCAAATGATAGTAAATGACCTCTGAAATCAAGCAATGttcatatttaaaaagaaaagtccataagagtGCTGCTGCTGGCATCTATTTCCAAAATATTGTTTAACCCATAAATTAAATTTTACAAACGCACACATACCTCTTAACAGCAATGCATGACAATCTATGCTCCATTCCTTCAAGTGGATTACTGCTAAAACGTTATATAAAATCATCTTTTAATGCAACAAGTTAAATCCACTCGCTGGTAAGTCAACAAGAAAAGAAAACTGGCCTGGGTACATTTCATTAAAACAAAAGCTATTAACTGTTGTCATCTTGTGATTACTTAGTAACAGTGCACATTAATGGGAATTACTGACATTAAGTTCATGCCGTGGCTACATAATTTTGTCAATTTACTTTTTCTTTTGCATTTTAGCTAGGAACTAATTCAATTCAAACTGCaattcatagggctccttttacaaatgcactaccgcctccttttaaacgcgctaatcttgtgcgtgtgctaaaaacgctagcgcaccttagaaaaaggagcccatagtgtttttCCCAAAACAAAATGCAATATAGAGCAGAAAGGAAAGGAGCAAGAGCCAAAGTAATGGACTCTGTAACCCAGCATCAGTTGCACGGGATGAATCCTGCCAGTTTACAGGGCATTTTTAAGAAAACATAGTTATAAGCGATGAAtcggagaaaggaagaaaggcgGCTTGAGGAGCTTATGTTCAAATGTTAATTCTATTTTTCTATTGCTTTACTGAATACGCaatttaagagaaaaaaaaataattgcaaaAATCCAAATCTCTAACCTGAAATTAGAATTTCTTTCTGCATTATACCCTGAAAACAAAACACTGGTTAGGGCACTGAAAAGTTTGGATTACTTTATGACATTCTGGAGCCACAAACTGGAATTTATGCTTTGATGACAAGTTTAGTTCTTCTGGATGCTGAAAGCGGACAAATCATTTTGATTTTAGAGAACTGTTGCTAGCCAAATGCTGCTTTTAGttttaggtttttgtttttttactgtgtAAATGAACACTAGATCCCTCTCACATTCTGATAGGCAGAAGCCCTATTACAATGTACAGAAAATCTTCTTTTCGTGTGACTAAGTCTAAAAGTACATTTCCAGCAGGCTACTTCATAGCTCACACTTCAAGGCAAATAGCATCGCAGTAGTCTACAGTTGATAACTGCTTGACAATAGCTCACTTATAATGCTATTTACTGTGATCCTGAAACTGGAATATCGCTGAATCTTTACAGAGGAAGAAGACTTTGAGCTCAGTTCAGCAAGAAAAAAATCCATGAAAATTATATTTGCACACACCTGCAACAGCAACtcctgaaaaacaaaacaaaaccaagtaGCGCTTATAGCTTAACACATGAATTGTTCTCTCTGACTAGATGGATATGGCTGATGTTTGGCAGATCCGTTGAAACCTCAGTGCCACACATGAAATTTCTGCCAAGACAGTCCCTGatacatacattacattagtgactgcTATTCCGcatttaccttgcagttcaaggcggataagAGCATTTTCTATTTATCTAAGGAGAGGATTGGTAAAGGCGGTGGAGATTGGGACTTTATTGGTaaagttatattggttttatgtgttttaaagAAGAAGATATTGCGTACCAATAAAAGACACTCTCTTACTTGGAGACCTGCCTAAAAATCAAAAAAGCTGCCATAGATATCTACTGTAAATTAGAgaagacacagggacaaatttttccccatcctacaggaactcatttttccgttctgtcgagttcttttcctgtccctgacccattcctgcaagctctggcctcatctgcacaagcctcaaacactttaaaatcataggagtccgaggcttgtgcagttaaggcagagcttacaggaatgggacaggagcagcaacaaaactcacagggacaggacggagaaattgagttcctgtggggacagggaaaaatttttccccgtgtcattctctactgtaaatCATAAAATTAATGCTAGAATAGGATCTCCCCCCCTGGTCTTGGTTTTCAATAGGCCAATGGTATCTATTAAAAATGGCAACACTCGTGTTGTACGAGCTTCACCCAGCAAAGAAAATTCAAGTCTACTTATTTTGGAGAAAAATTACTTTATAATcataaaaaaaatggaagaaataaaaggcTGAATGAAATGTAGCCATCATGGGGTCAGTGGTCAAAGAACTAAACTATTTAAGATAAATCCCACTGTATCAAGTGCTGCTAATACCAAAtcctaaaataagaaaaaaaagcctcagggAATGGAGGTCTTATACATAATCATACTCGTATAACATACCTCTCCCTGCAATCATTGGCATAaaacctccttccttcctatctgTCAAGCTATACATTTTATTTATCAAAaaatccattttatttttatatacaatTTTTCTTAAATCCCATCAGTTAAAACTCCTCAAAATAGGATGTCAAATTTCTTTGGAATTCCTACAGCTCAATCCTTTCAAAATTGCCAGCAAGcaattgcaaaaaaaaagttattcattTCAGACAATAAATAATGTTAAGAGGAAATATATCTTCTTTCATATTCATGTTTCCATCAGAATCCAAAGTACCGTTCTCATACACTcaacactgccagtgtttcgcGGCACTATCTTAAAGCCGCTGTATCTGGATTTTAAAGAATCGGCTCCACAACAGTGATATCCTTCGCGGCTCTTTGTCGTTTCTGTTTAAACTTATTAATAAtcttaatttagggctccttttatcaagccgggttagcgcgtctgacatttcatcagtgctaacccccgcggccggctaaaaaactaacgcctgctcaatgcaggtgttagcggctagcgcagcaggcggtatTACGCGtgctaaacccctaccgcagcttgataaaaggaccccttagctttTAGACTACACCATTTCTAATTTGAAAGAAGCCAAAAATGAGCGGTATAATAACATGGCAATTCTAGGGAGAAATGAACAAAATTAGAAAGGGGCTGTGAATTTCACAGAAATTCTGCAAGCAAAAGAGGCAATATGCACATTTCTACTTCTATGCGTGGCTAAAAATATGAAAAGTGATCATGATACGAAGGAGGTAAAATAAGAGCCCCCTTCCCCACAAAAAGGACCTGAAAATTAAATAGTGCCCCAGTGCAGAAGTATTATGTTACATAATACTCATTTTGAACAATCCAAGTTGCTACCCACACggagatgtattccacatattagaaGGGAAATTAGAAGACATAAAGCCTGAATAAAATTATTGTATTATTAAATATACATACTAGAAGGCTTTGATATACATGTTCTGGCTGGAACATAAAGCTTTATTCGCTTTTATAAAACCGAAGATTCCAAACCAATTATCTAATTGAAGAACTGGTACACATACGCACTAACTAATCACTATGAGCTTCATTATAGAACAGAGTACCTAGGTGGAACGTggtagggaaagagagggaactGGGTCTTTCGTCAAGAATATTCTGGGAGACGGCAAATAGGAGAAATGCATGTGAAAACACCCTCTGTGCAATGAAGCACAATCAAGGATTCTCTGATGTGGGTAACCCTCTATGTATCAAACTATTGCACACTTTCAAGAATTCTACTTAGGCAAACTACAGTCTTCTTGCTGAACTGAGCTGCAAATCAATGAAAGGGAACACATTATTTGCCTTCACTTCAATGAGCTAGGTCTATAAAGGCATATCTGCAAATTAGAGTCTATTTATTGACAATCAACTTAATGCTGAATCTACTGTGAAGTGCTATGTGGATTTTGTATCAGTACCTTGCTGAAGTCTATCatcttgtggggtttttttttccacttttcctTTTTAAACTGCTTATGTCCTACATATATTTACCATACACATGAACATAAGACACTTTGTCTGCAGGTTTGATCTCCTCACATGAGGCAGTAAACAATACAATGAAGTGGTCTGCAAAGTACAGTAAGTAGTACTCTCTTTGCCATCTTAAAATGCTAAAAATAACAACAATAATTCACAATTTAAAATTCTGCAATAAAACCTATGCACTTATTAGATTGTTAGGGGAGCAGACTTGCTTCATAAACTCTAAATACCATTAAGAGTTTTGTTTTGAATATGAGAAAAACAGAGGCTTTATGAGAATTCAACCCTTGAACCTTGCTCCAACACCTCGCAATTCCACTTGCTTTTCTGGCAATCCCAGGAGCGTAGAATCAAAAATGTATTCCTTTTCATCCTAGGGAAAGCAGACTGATATGTAAGCATGCTTGAGATTTAATCCTGTCATACAGAAGCATGCCACATAAAAACATACCAGTaaacaaaaagggggggggaggggaggaaaaagggTTAGGTTGGCAGCCAAGACGTACTTGAATACAAACTTGTCACAAAGAATGCCGGCTGTTTTACAGTGTTTTTCAGTCAATAGTGTTAACTTTTAAAACCGAAAACAGTTTTTGAACAGACTTTACAGATGAAACAAACCTTCAGCGATACAGACAGTAAAATAACGCGCATCTGTTAAAAGTTCAGCAAGAGCAAAATCTCTTCAGACActtaatggtaaaaaaaaaaaaaagctaacagACAAACGATGCTTTTGCTGCTGTCTCTTGTAGTCCTACAGATGAGCTCAGTTTATAAGCCCAACAATTAGCAGCTCATATGGTTATCCTTAAGACTTAAGTCAGTGTGGAACGGCTTTTGGAGTTAAAATGAATAAGGCTGAAGTGAATGTCTTCCATCCAAAATCCAGCTTGACCAGAAAACAGCATGAACCCAACTCTTCATCAGAATACGCATACAGTTCGGGCAATCATGTGGTTTGCACCTGCGTGGCACACAAAATGATCCTTTGTAAATCCACTTGAAGCAGTAGTTTCTAAAGAGAGCCCATTAGTAACTGCATACCATCATGTGTGATTGGATAGATTTGCTTCATAGCATATGCTACACTTAACACAGCTTAGCATTCAGAGAACCCACAAGTTCTAGAAATGAACAACACTACAGTTCTGACTGGAAAGTGACTGCTCACACACCACTACACTAATATATTGCAGTTCAGTGTAATACATTTTTATCAAAAAACATTGTTCATCTTTCCACTTTGCTTCATGCACTATAaaagttccccctcccccctagcaATGCGTGCACAAGGACAAGCACATGCTTATAGGAGGGAGGGTCAAATAAAGTATCCTCTTGGATCAGATAAGATCAAAAAGCCCAGTAACTTAGGGAAGCCTTCTACCCTATCTAAGTAATTCCTTTAAGAATGAAAGCAAAATCTAACAGACTGTGCAGAATACATTTCTATAATCGTTATTAAGatttaaacattctaataagtTCTGCAAGTGTAAGAGTCATCTATTTCAAAAGTTTCCTCTACCAGCAGGTTCCAAACAACACACGACAGTGCATATTGGATGGGTGATGGACAAATCTTTTCTTTATTGATGTTTGGTTGCCCCCTTTGCTCTTCTTTCTGGTTCTGTGATTCATGACTTCTCTGAAGTAGTGTGCATTTTAAAAATTCTGGGGTACAGTCACAGCAAATCCTTCTCCTTATCCTAAGGCAGCATTATTTCAAAAGATATGAATGCTGATTTCTACCCTGTAAGGGTACACCACTATGTCATGAGATCCCAGTGGATAATGCCAGGTTTTAGGTTGCCTCCTCAGCAGGTGCCTTTCGTTGCCGTGCCGATTTGAGTCTGGATCTTTGAGGAGTGGGAGGTGTCTCCATCTCGGCTTCAGACTCGGAAAGCTCATCGTGAAGGGGGCTGGCGTCTCCTACCAGCTCTCTTAGAAACTTGAACTTGGATAAAAATAGCTGCCATACCACATACCAACCTAAAGAGAAGGGAAATAAAGCAAAAGAGAACTTGAGCTAGAATTTAGCATGGTAACCGAGTATTCCATAACAATTTGTAAAGTTTAATGTCAAGAATATTCAGGTAAATTGAAATAATTTCACAGCTGACATATGTTCTACTCATACAGAAGATTCAATCATAATCAAGTTTCACAAAACATTGGCAATAACACTCCATGTTCTAGAGGTGATCTCGCCAGTTTGAAACTAACTGCAACACAAAGACCAATCTGGTATGCTTTTCTCCAGCACTAAAAATGGaggctaaaaaaataaaacattctgatGCCCAATTCTTTTACAGCATCTgacattatttatatatataataatgtCAGATGCTGTAAAAGAtttgggaggagcctgaggcgcctcagccaatcagggccttaggcctcgccccgtgcatcagatgatgcgccgggACAAGGCCTAAGGCTGCTATTGGGCGGCTGCGGCCCTggggagcaggagcaggaagactttactcctgctcccgaagatcgtcataggagcaggagggtctgggcactcctcctgctcccgaagatggatTTTCTTTTGCAGcaaaggagcaggagggtccgaACACCCCTCCTACTCTCGAAGATGACAGCATCCTTggcggaaggagcaggagggaccgggcacccctcctgctcccaactattgcaaaggtactggggtgggtgAGCCGGGGCCGACCAGGGGTGGACCCAAGGGTGGGAggactaggagcaggagggaccgagcactcctactgctcccaactttttcGTGCTGGGGATGGGCTGTGCaggtccggggggagggggggggggggtgagagctgTGCAGGTCAGGAGGGGTGGCCATGTTTGGTGGGTGCGTTTTAGTGAAggggtacatttttttttttttgacaggcctgcctgtcttttttattcattttttttaatggggcagata
Protein-coding sequences here:
- the SMIM13 gene encoding small integral membrane protein 13 — encoded protein: MWQSLGLTLLVIVATLLCVLLFMLCGWYVVWQLFLSKFKFLRELVGDASPLHDELSESEAEMETPPTPQRSRLKSARQRKAPAEEAT